The Microlunatus soli genome contains the following window.
TCGTCCTCACCGCGCTTCACTCGGTGCGCCGCGACGGCGACCCGGGCACCGGGATCGGAGTAGATGATCGCGTTCTCGACCAGATTGCCGACCGCGCCGACCAACTGCCACAGGCTGCCCAGCACCGCGCAGTCCCGTTCGCCGGCGATCGTCAGCTGGACCTGCCGTTTCTCGGCGTCGACCCGGCACCGGTCGACCGCCTGGGTCAACACGTCCTCGACCTCCACCACCTCGGCCTGCACCAGCGGGTCGTCGGCCTGCAGCCGGGACAGATCGATGATCTGCCGGACCAGATCGCTCAACCGGGAGGACTCGATACTCAGCCGGGCGGCGAACCGATGCACCGCCTCGGGATCGTCGGCGGCACCTTCGACGGCCTCGGCCAGCAGCGCGACCGCGCCGATCGGTGTCTTCAGCTCATGGCTCACATTGGCCACGAAGTCACGGCGGGTCTCCTCCACCCGGACCGCGGTGGTCCGGTCCTCGGCCAGCACGACGATCAGGTCGTCGTCCAGCGGCGCGATCCGCACCGACAGGAAGATCACCGCGCTGCCGGTGCCGCCCCGTTTGAGTTCCAGATCGACGCTGCGGATCACCTTGTCCTGACGCACCGTCCGGACCAGCTCCAGCAGCTCCGCGATCGCCATCCGGCTGCCCCGGACGATGCCGATCGTCCGTGCCTGGCTGGTCGATTCCAGGACCTCGTCGTGCGGTCCGACGACCACCGCCGACGAGCCGAGCACCGCCAACAGTTGCGAAACTCCACCCGGGACCTCGACCGTCGCATCGAGGAAGTCCTCGGGCTCCTCCGGCGCGGGTCGTCGCATCACCAACCAGACCACGAGCGCACCGACCACCAGGCCCACGACCAGCGCGAGCCCTGCGGCAGCTCCAGCGTTCACGTGCCTGATACTAAGCCGACACCGCTGCCCGTCCTGCACGCCATTCAGCCGCCACGCGGCGGCGCGACCTACCGTTCGGCCACTGTTTACCCGCCATTCACCGGGGCTGGACGGTGCGACACTGGCTCCAACTACAGTTGCCTGTCTGGCCGACAGCGGTCAGACGACACAAGTCTGCATTCATGTCTGCGCCTGAGGAGGCAAACATGCGCGACTCCTATCGGGAGCAACTCGACGACATCCTCGGTGACCTGGTCCAGATGTCGCAGGCGGTCTCCGCCGCGGTCCGCGGTGCGACCACCGCCCTCCTGGAGGCCGACATCCATGCTGCCGAACAGGTGATCAGCGGCGATGACGCGATCGATGCCACCCAGGCCGACATCGAGTCTCGTGCCTTCTCGCTGCTGGCTCGGCAGGCTCCGGTGGCCGGCGAGTTGCGGACGCTGGTGGCGACCCTGCGGATGGTCACCGAACTGGAACGGATGGGCGACCTCGCCGCCCATGTGGCCAAGATCGCCCGGCTGCGCTACCCCGAACCAGCGGTCCCGGATGCGATGCGGGCCAACTTCGTGCGGATGGGTGACGTCGCCGAAAAGATGGTCGTCAGCGCTGGTCAGACCCTGAGCGAACGCAACCTGCAGACCGCACAGGAGTTGCACGATCGGGATCAGGAGATGGACGAGCTGCGGCGTTCGCAGTTCCGGGCGCTGTTGGGTGACGACTGGACCTTCGGCGTCGAGGCCGCGGTCGACGTCGCCCTGCTGGGACGCTATTACGAGCGGATCGCCGACCATGCGGCCTCGGTCGCCCGCCGGGTGGTCTATGTGGTGACCGGTGAGTTCCCCGACGACGAGGTGTGGCCACAGCCGTGACCTCCCGGCCGCTGCCTGACATCCGACGAAGGCTGCGCCGACGAGGTCGCCGGGACCGGCCCACGGTGCCCTGCGGTATCGCTACTGTTGCCGCGTGAGTCTTTCGGAGAAGTTGCTGGCCAAGTCCACCCGCCCCGCCGTGATCACCGATCTGGTCGCCGTTGTCGATCAGGAGGTCGGTGACAAGAAGGGCATCTCGGGCACGGCGCTGAAGGCCGCCTACAGCGCGGTCAAGAAGGTGATGCCGGATCTGTCGAATCGGGCGGTGTCACGGATGTTGCCCGATGCGGCGGCCGCGCTCGATCCCTACTGGGACGAGTTCCAACAGGCCGGCGGCGACGATTTCGGCCGTTTCCTGGCCGATCGCGGGCCCAAGGTGTCGCAGGCGCTGCTGGCGGTCAGCGACCAGAAGGTGCAGGGCACCTCACGGGAGGCGATCAAGAAGGCGTACAAGCCGTTGCGCGGAAAGGCGGCCGACCATGTCGAGGCTGCGCTGCCGCGGGTCGGCGCAGCGCTGCAGCGGCACGCCGACTGATCGCCGACGCGCCGCCGACTCCGACGGACCGTCCGAGAGCTACTTGCGGCCCTGGTTCTTGACCGCCTCGATCGAAGCGGCGGCGGCCTCAGGGTCCAGGTAGCGGCCACCGGCGGTGACGGGGCGCAGATCGTCGTCCAGCTCGTAGCACAGCGGGATGCCGGTCGGGATGTTCAGTCCGACGATGTCGCTGTCGCTGACGTTGTCCAGGTGCTTGACCAGGGCCCGCAACGAGTTGCCGTGGGCGGCCACCAGAACGGTCTTGTCGTCCCGCAGGTCGGGGACGATCTGGTCGTACCAGTAGGGCAACGCCCGGCCCAGGACGTCCTTCAGACACTCGGTTGCCGGCCGTGCCTCCGGCGGCAGCGCGGCATAGCGCGGATCGGCGAAGTTGGCGTACTCGGCGTCGGCCTCGATCGCGGGCGGCGGCGTGTCGTAGGACCGGCGCCAGATCATGAACTGTTCCTCGCCGAACTCGGCCAGCGTCGCGGCCTTGTCCTTGCCCTGCAGGGCTCCGTAGTGCCGCTCGTTGAGTCGCCACGACCGGCGGACCGGGAGCCACGGGCGACCGACGACGTCCAACGCGATCTGCGCGGTGTGGATCGCCCGGGTCAGCAGCGAGGTGTGCAGCACGTCGGGCAGCAGGTCGTTCTCGGCGAGCAGTTCGCCGCCGCGTCGTGCCTCGGCGCGGCCCTTGTCGTTGAGGTCGACATCCACCCAGCCGGTGAAGAGGTTCTTGGCGTTCCATTCGCTTTCACCGTGCCGCAACAAGATCAGATTCGAGGTCATGCGGACGAGCCTAAGGGTCGGCTGCGGCCGGTTTCGAACGGGCCCGGCCCTCGGACACCGTCGACGGTGGGCCACGGTGATGCGGCACAATCCTGGACATGACGCAGCGAGATGTGGCCGTGGTGACCGGTGCGAGCAGCGGGATCGGCGCAGCGACCGCCCGACGACTTGCCGCCGTGGGGTTCCGCGTGGTCTGCGCCGCCCGTCGTGAGGACCGGATCAGCGCGCTGGCCGAGGAGATCGACGGCATCGCCGTGGCGTGCGACGTGACCGACCAGGCGGCGGTCGACCGGCTGGCGCAGGTCGCCGGCGAACGCTGCTCGCTCTTGATCAACAATGCCGGTGGAGCGCTCGGCCTGGAACCGGTCGCCGAGGCGGATCTCCAAGCCTGGCAGACGATGTACGCGACGAACGTGCTCGGCGCGGCCGCCGTCACCAAGGCGCTGCTGCCGACGTTGATCAGGAACTCCGGCCAGGTGATCTTCGTGACCTCGACGGCCGCCGACGGCGGCTACGAGGGCGGCGCCGGATACTGCGGCGCCAAGGCTGCCGAACGCTCCGTCGTCGAGTCGATGCGACTGGAGCTGGTTGATCAACCGGTCCGGATCGCCGAGATCGCGCCCGGGATGGTGCACACCGAGGAGTTCTCGCTGACCCGGTTCGGCGGTGATGCCGAACGCGCCGACAAGGTCTACGCCGGTGTTGACGAACCGTTGGTCGCCGACGATGTCGCCGATGTGATCGGCTTCGTGGCAACCCGGCCGGCGCACGTCAATCTGGATCGGATCACCGTACGGCCGCGGGCGCAGGCCGCACAGCACAAAGTGCACCGGACCAACTGATCGCCGATCGCCGCAGGTCGGTGACCTCAGCGCCAGCCGATGGTGATCTTGTCGTCGGCCAATCGTGCCGTCGGCGTCGCCAGTGAGGTCCCGCTGCCGGTGATCGTGCAGTCCTCGGTCTTCGTCTTGGCCTTCTTCTTGCTCTTCTTGGATTTCTTGCCCTTCTTCTCCGATTCGCAGCTGGCCGACGTCTGCACCGAGCCGGGGATCCCCTCGGTCCGGACCAGCGTCGGGTCCTTCGGATCCAGGAACACGCCGATCTCGCCGAGTCGCTCCTTGGATTCAGCGGGCAGGCTGCGTTGCACCGAATCCTCCTTGACCGTCGAACCGTTCGGCCCCGCGGCGGAGATCGTCAGCCCGCAGCCGGCCTTCAGGGTCGTGGTCGCCAGGCAGTCCTGGACCGCGGTGGACAACGCCTTGCGGACCGCGGCCGTACCGTCGTCGTTGAGCTCCGGGTTGACCGTCAGCGCCACGCGATCCCGCGCCGCCGCGGCGAAGGTCGTGTGCGAGCCGAGGGACAGGTATGTGCTGGTGGAGGTGATCCGGTAGCTGCCCGGGAACACCTCGGCACTGCCGGACTTCACCGGCTCACCGTTCAGCCGATAGGTCAGTCCCTCGGGCAGATCCGCCAGGTCGACGACCGCGGTGCCGTCCTCGATCAGGAACGCATCGCCGCCCGGGCGGACGGTGAACTCCTGGTGGTAGCGCTGGTCGCCGATCTTGTACCAGGCCTGCACGGTCCGGGCGCCGTCCTCGATGTCGGGCACCGAGATCGCTGTGATCGGAGCGATCTTCTCCGACGCTGCCAACGCCTGATCGGTGAGCAGGTCGGTGTTGTCCGGTCGATCGGCGAGATATCCCAACGCCCGTTGGGAATCGCCGTCGGCGATCGCCGACAGATAACCTCGTACGGCTCCGGTCACGGCGTCGTCGGTCGCGGCCGAGCGCCGTTGGTTGAGGACGGTGATCAGGGTCAGCACCAAGGCGATGACGAGCAGCACGGCCACGGCGGCGATGATCAGATTGCGGCGTCGTCGGGTCGGGTCGGCGGCCACTGCCTGACCGCCGGCAGGACCCGGATCCATGAAGCTGGTCCGCGGAGTCGCCGGCCTGTCGTGCTGCTGTGCTCCGCCGGCCGACGGGCGCCACACGCCGGTCGGCAGTGAACCCGAGCCGGCGGCACCGGGCCCGGGGCGACCCGGTTGCTGCTCTCCCGGCTGCGGTCGTCCCGGCTGCTGTGGACCCGACTGCTGTGCCCCGGGCTGCTGCTGCCCGGGTTGCGGACCGAACTGCGACCTGTCGCTCTGCTGCGGGCCGGTCTGCTGCGGACCGGCCCCCCGCGGCCGTCCGAACTGGCGGGTTGGTACGCCGGACTCCGCCCGGTCCGCGCCGGCGCTTCGCCACGGATTCTGCTCCGGGTCAGGCGATGTCGGAGCACCAGGTGGTCCCGGCTGCGATGAACTCGGCGGCGGGCCCGGCACGTGCTGCCGAGGGGCGGAGGAAGTGCCGACCCGCTCCCAACCGGCCGACGTCCCCGATGGATCCGGACGCCACGGCGTACCGGGGCCTGCCGGCGCACCTCCGCCGCCTGCCGCCTGATCGGACGGCGGCCGACCTCGCCCGTGTTGCTGCCTCTCGTCCGGATGCCTCTCCCCCGGCTGCCCGGCGGCCGGTTGCCCGTGCTCGTGGCTGGGCTCCGGTCCGTGGCCGCCCGACCGGCCCGGCACGTTCCTCGACTCGTCGTGACTCACAAGACCCCTTCGCTGCTCCGTTCGCGCCGACGTGCGCGGCGGACAGCAGCAGGGTACCGACCTCGAGCGTCAGCCCTAGGATCGTGATGTTCTACCCGGGCCTACTGCGCGACGCCCAGGCACCCAGTGCGCCGCATCGGTGTCGGATGACATGCCCGGCAGACGCACCTCCTCCGATGCACCACACCACGCACCCCGACGCCGCCCGTGTGCGTGCAGCGTGGTGCGCAGCAGAGCGAATTGTTCAGCGCACTCCTCGGAGTGGGTTGAACAAGTGGCTGGTCGCGAGCGCCGCGATGTGCGTGCACGGGCAAATCGCGGGAGCGAAGGCGGGCCGGGGCCCGTCGAGCGAGCGCGACGCCGCCCGTGTGCGTGCAGCGTGGTGCGCAGCAGAGCGGATTGTTCAGCGCACTCCTCGGAGTGGGCTGAACAAGTGGCTCGTCGCGAGCGCCGCGACGTGCGTGCACGGGCAAATCGCGGGAGCGAAGGCGGGCCGGGGCCCGTCGAGCGAGCGCGACGCCGCCCGTGTGCGTGCAGCGTGGCGCGCAGCAGAGCGAATTGTTCAGCCCACTCCTAGGCTCGACGTTCCAGCGCCGCGCTCTCCTGCTCCACGTAGCCGTACATCTCGGGAAGGATGAACTTCGCCGACAGGAAGCCAGTCAGCGACAACACCGCGACCGCCAGGGTGGCTCCGACCTGGCCCCAGTGAGTGGTCATGATCGGGAACACGAACGCGCCGAAGAAGGAAGCGCCCTTGACGAACACGTACCCGAAACCACTGGCCGTCCCCTTGAACCGCGGCGGCGCGACCATCGAGGTGATCGTCATCCCGTTGGAGGCGTCCCAGTAGTGACCCCACATCAGCACACAAGCGGCGATCACGATCAGCGGCTTGATGTCCATCCCGATCGCGAAGGCTCCGACGACCAGCCCGATGAACGCCAGCCCGAAGCCCCACATCGCCAGTCCGCGGTGCCCGATCTTGGGCAGCATCAACGGTGCGATGAAGCCGGAAACCGTTGCCAGACAGTAGACCAGCGCGGTGACCAGATTGGTGCCGACGATGTTCTGATCGGCTCCCTCGCCGACCACACCGACGCCGGCGGTGACCAGGATCACCGGCAGATAGAAGCCGAACGCGGTGAACTCCGCTCCCTGCATCGCGTTGGAGATCCAGCCGAAGATCGTCGCCCGCTTCTTGATCGGATCGGCCCACATCACCCGGAGGAAGTCGCTGACCTTGACCCGTTCGATCTTGACGTTCTCGTTGGGCAGCATCTCCAGCGGGTCGTCGAACAACTTCATCGAGGCAGCCTTGGCCTCCTTGAACAGTCCGCGTTGCACCAGCGAGGACGGCGTCTCCGGCAGATTCAGCCGAGCAAGCAGCAGGATGACGGCAGGTACGGCGCCGAGTGCCAGGCCGAGCCGCCACAGCACACCATGATCGATACCGGCGATGTAGAGGATCGTCACGATGACGATGCAGAGCACCTCGCCGAGACCGAACATGAACTGCCAGCGGCTGCCCATCTGTTCGCGCTTGCCCTTCGGCATCGACTCCATGATGTAGGCGTAGCCGTTGGAGATGTCACTACCGAGTGGGATCCCGATCAGGAACCGGATCAAGATCAGATCCCAGATGCTGTGTGAGAAGCCCTGGATGATGGCCAACACGATGAACAGAATCATCGTCAGGATGAAGACTCGCTTGCGCCCGAGTTGATCAGCGACATAACCACCGATCAACGCGCCGACCAGCGCGCCGCCCTGCACCGCCGCGGTCGCCAGCCCGAGCTCGATGTCGCTGGGTTTGTACTCGTTCTTGATGAAGATCAACAAGAACGAGATGGCATAGAGATCCCAGGCTTCGATCAGGATGGTCGCGATCATCATCCAGCCGCCCCGCCGGCTCGATGTCGTGCCTTGCTTGTTCTGCAGCCGGGTCGTCGCCAGGTCGGACAGTTCCATCAGACGCGCTTGGTCCACGGGATGCCCCTCACTCGTTGTTCGCGGGTCGGCGGGTGCCGCCAAGCGGTCATCAAACGCCCGCTACGGCGTGCCCG
Protein-coding sequences here:
- a CDS encoding sensor histidine kinase, which gives rise to MRRPAPEEPEDFLDATVEVPGGVSQLLAVLGSSAVVVGPHDEVLESTSQARTIGIVRGSRMAIAELLELVRTVRQDKVIRSVDLELKRGGTGSAVIFLSVRIAPLDDDLIVVLAEDRTTAVRVEETRRDFVANVSHELKTPIGAVALLAEAVEGAADDPEAVHRFAARLSIESSRLSDLVRQIIDLSRLQADDPLVQAEVVEVEDVLTQAVDRCRVDAEKRQVQLTIAGERDCAVLGSLWQLVGAVGNLVENAIIYSDPGARVAVAAHRVKRGEDEQIEITVSDNGIGIGQADLDRIFERFYRVDYARSRANGGTGLGLSIVKHIAAAHGGEVSVWSQLGQGSTFTISLPAPSQTDLLSGAGQSTMVGELPAGASADHPDGTESSAAVVSNRQRHRGVAEPVGSRTGRTRTTEPQEIVR
- the phoU gene encoding phosphate signaling complex protein PhoU, with amino-acid sequence MRDSYREQLDDILGDLVQMSQAVSAAVRGATTALLEADIHAAEQVISGDDAIDATQADIESRAFSLLARQAPVAGELRTLVATLRMVTELERMGDLAAHVAKIARLRYPEPAVPDAMRANFVRMGDVAEKMVVSAGQTLSERNLQTAQELHDRDQEMDELRRSQFRALLGDDWTFGVEAAVDVALLGRYYERIADHAASVARRVVYVVTGEFPDDEVWPQP
- a CDS encoding DUF6918 family protein produces the protein MSLSEKLLAKSTRPAVITDLVAVVDQEVGDKKGISGTALKAAYSAVKKVMPDLSNRAVSRMLPDAAAALDPYWDEFQQAGGDDFGRFLADRGPKVSQALLAVSDQKVQGTSREAIKKAYKPLRGKAADHVEAALPRVGAALQRHAD
- a CDS encoding phosphoglyceromutase → MTSNLILLRHGESEWNAKNLFTGWVDVDLNDKGRAEARRGGELLAENDLLPDVLHTSLLTRAIHTAQIALDVVGRPWLPVRRSWRLNERHYGALQGKDKAATLAEFGEEQFMIWRRSYDTPPPAIEADAEYANFADPRYAALPPEARPATECLKDVLGRALPYWYDQIVPDLRDDKTVLVAAHGNSLRALVKHLDNVSDSDIVGLNIPTGIPLCYELDDDLRPVTAGGRYLDPEAAAASIEAVKNQGRK
- a CDS encoding SDR family NAD(P)-dependent oxidoreductase, with translation MTQRDVAVVTGASSGIGAATARRLAAVGFRVVCAARREDRISALAEEIDGIAVACDVTDQAAVDRLAQVAGERCSLLINNAGGALGLEPVAEADLQAWQTMYATNVLGAAAVTKALLPTLIRNSGQVIFVTSTAADGGYEGGAGYCGAKAAERSVVESMRLELVDQPVRIAEIAPGMVHTEEFSLTRFGGDAERADKVYAGVDEPLVADDVADVIGFVATRPAHVNLDRITVRPRAQAAQHKVHRTN
- a CDS encoding MFS transporter, whose product is MDQARLMELSDLATTRLQNKQGTTSSRRGGWMMIATILIEAWDLYAISFLLIFIKNEYKPSDIELGLATAAVQGGALVGALIGGYVADQLGRKRVFILTMILFIVLAIIQGFSHSIWDLILIRFLIGIPLGSDISNGYAYIMESMPKGKREQMGSRWQFMFGLGEVLCIVIVTILYIAGIDHGVLWRLGLALGAVPAVILLLARLNLPETPSSLVQRGLFKEAKAASMKLFDDPLEMLPNENVKIERVKVSDFLRVMWADPIKKRATIFGWISNAMQGAEFTAFGFYLPVILVTAGVGVVGEGADQNIVGTNLVTALVYCLATVSGFIAPLMLPKIGHRGLAMWGFGLAFIGLVVGAFAIGMDIKPLIVIAACVLMWGHYWDASNGMTITSMVAPPRFKGTASGFGYVFVKGASFFGAFVFPIMTTHWGQVGATLAVAVLSLTGFLSAKFILPEMYGYVEQESAALERRA